TTAACTCGTGAGATATGTTTGCTCCTTTCTACTATAGCGTCACCTGGATTAAACACTAGCCTTCCTGCTTTAGAACATTCGGGGCATGTTGGTCGCGTGGACATGTCTTCTCTTAAAGATTTGGATGCATTTGCACCAAGCTCTATGGTTGGGTAtgaaactaaattatttttccttttagtcTTGACATCCAACATTACCTTTACATTCACGATATTATACTATTTCGTTCTGTAAACCTAGTTTCTCAACATTTTGGATTTGTTTGCAGTTTCCTTTTGAAGCACAAAAGCCTGGCAATTCCAGTACTCCAAATATCGTTAGAAGCATTTACTTGGACAGACAGTGAAGCTGTGACCAAAGTTTGTTCTTTCTCTGCTTCTGTGGTTCTTCTAGCTATACTTACGAACAATGTCGATCTCCGGGAATTTGTTTCGAGAGAACTATTTTCTGCTCTCATCCGAGGTCTAGCCCTCGAGTCAAATGCTTTTATCAGCGCTGATCTGGTTAACCTCTGTCGCGAAATATTCATTTATCTCTGTGACAGAGATCCGGCTCCCAGACAGGTTAGTTTTTGGAACACTAATTTCTCCATTAATGTTAAGTTGATATTACTCTCTGATCATACAAGTGCctcaaaatattaattcaatgATGCATTTATTGGACTATCCCAGATTTTACTTTCCCTCCCTTGTATTACCCCAAACGATTTACATGCCTTTGAAGAAGCCTTGACAAAGACCGCAAGTCCGAAAGAACAAAAGCAGCATATGAGAAGCTTGCTTTTATTAGCTACTGGGAACAACCTAAAAGCTCTTGCTGCTCAGAAAAATGTAAACATTATTACAAATGTTACTGGTAAAGCCCCCCACTTTCATCTAATTGCCTTCCATTTTTGTTGGTGTGTGTTCCACGGACATATCCTTACCAGTTTACAACGCTCTCCATTTCAGCGCGGCCACGTGGTCCAGTCAATGCTCCAGGAAATGGAATCGAGGAGGGCGACAGCGTGGGCTTGGCAGCTATACTGTGACGGATTTTTCTGGATTCGGTGTTTGTACAGAAAGTTTAACCcggaaatgaaaaaagaaacatCTTTGACAGACAGTTAATACAATGAGGTAGATGGaagcttttttctttctttctttctttcgttTTGCATCTTATGATCTGAAATAGAATTTACTGGGCTGATTCTCGCACCATGTTTGTTATCCTAATATTTATTCCATCTCTTTGGCTGACTATAACATCAAACTACTTATATTTTGGTGGTGGCAATCTTTTTCGTTACTTGGACTCAGGATGAGTGCCGGATAAGTGGGATATTGATATTTGTTGGATATGAatatattcaattcatttttaagttttatatatttgaagcaTCATAATCCTTGTCCTGAGTTTGAATATATGTGCTAACTGGGATTATAAGAACCCATGTCTCTGCCTTACTCCTTTTATGTTGATATAAATTGTATgagatattttggtttaaacaaatataaactgtctaaacattattaaaacgtgtaatatttaatataaaaatatgtttgatttattatgaaattaaaggaaggaagaagaaatgaattttgtaattaaaaaatatatttttttaaattgtatttaatacaTTGACGGATTCacaaataataagaataaaatacatgttcattttaaaaataagaataataataataatctgtTTACATAATTCtgtattactttatttttaatttattggtaaaaattaaagagattaaaatattactatttCTACGCTGGCCCACCTTTACAGTTAACATGCgatttcttttgtttataaTCGTTAATTCTTTGTGTCcagcaaaacggcgccgtatggGCCTTCGCTAAAGATAAGCagatcaaataaaattaagatgAATGGACGGAGCCCAAAGCCCGAAAAGATGAGCAATCTACCAGTTCTCTACAATCGCTTTCAATATTTATGAGAAAAAACCTTTGGGTTAAGATGGTAAAGTTGAAGTTTTGCGgaccttgatatcttaagctcAGTAAAAAgatatgatataatatatgaatGTATTGAAATTATcatgatataatttattatttatttttcagtcAAATGCGAACATAAGTTCATCGAAGGCAGAAGGTCAGCAAATAGTACATGCAGTGACACGACGGCAATGTTAAAAGAGaaagttaacaaaataaaacatgaacaGCAGTCATTCGAAATGGAGGTTCATTCATGCTAGATATATggatacaaattataaaatcttgCTCTGAATTAGGCTCCGCCACGGCCAGTATTTGGATATGATAGTCTTAAATGATGTCTTCAAAATGAGAAAGGCTACAAGGACAGAAGCTCCAAACACCCAAAGAACAAGCTTCTCTTACGACAGAGGATTGAATTTACATCGAGGGCAGACTAACACTAGAACCCTTTCTCATCACCCTTAGGCATCTTTGCATCATGGGATCTTTAACTTTACTTACGCCTATCGAGTTCGGCTAGCCTCCTGTTGCTCTCGTCAATCAAAAGCACAAACTCAATCACTAAATCATCTTGCCACTTAAGAATACCTTCAAGCCCATGACTTTACAAGCCTACGACCTTGCAAACTCACACAATAGGGACCACATCCCTGATATAGACAAAATACCTGTCTATTTgtacatcatatatatatatatatatgttaaccTATATGACAATCTATATCTATATGAAAAGATATTAGTAGATCGATCGAACTCTAAAGAATATGAAACTAATACAAGAATGACACATGAAGTCTCAAGAGAATCGAAGATacctttaaagtaaaaaaaaaaaaacatgatctctctctctctctctctatctaTTTTGCTCCCTCCTCTCAAACTCTAGCCCTCTTAAGAGCCTAAATTCCAATCACTTATAATTATCTACAACTCTCCACCCACCAAATAAACAGTAATAAACCGCCACAATCTTAACTTTGTATCAACATGCATAAATACTTGAGAAAAAGATGTCTAAAACATTATTATAGGGCACAAAGATAtctaaaacatgataaaaaaaaatacaaagatttTGAAACTCATGCTTTATTTTATGCATTTCTCTAGTGAAATAACATCATatctccttttttctttctcaaataaaCTGAAATTGAAGATGGAAAATAAGCAGCCAAAACTTCTCTTTTAATCAAAGTGAcaggagaaagaaaataaaatatatatatattttattattgaaacatattatttattatggtTTAAGAGCAACATAAGATTATAAAGTAATATTCCAagaaaatgtaatataataaacatatattgattttcttcaacttataataatatatataattaaatataataaattattgacATTGTATCATAAAGAGCGGATATGACTAAAACCTATAATAagactatttaaaaaaattaaatatgagaGCTTACACCATAATCTCACATtaccctaaaaatattaaatccaCTGAATCAAATAGACCCAAAATGTCATATTTGGCTTGAGCCTTGAAGACTACTCTCTTAAAAGAACCTTTGAAAATAGGAGTAGCTTGATGACTACTCGTTTTCAAGAGACAGTGAGCAGAAGGTATAATAAATGGACGGACTACCAACAAAGAGTTTTAATTCAAGCACTTTCTTTGGTGGTGAACTAATTCATCTTCATTGCAGCAATGGGATGGGATGGCACAGCTTTGATTGCAAAcgtccttttctttaattacaaATCACTTCATTATTTACCATCTTTCAATTGCATATTTAATTCAAGATCTTATAATGATAATACTCTTATTTCTCATTTAatctcatttttcaattttagtaatttatttaaattttcttaaatatcaataaaaactTAGGTTGCAGGGGTACTCCATTCcataaataaatctatatatgtcttaatatgtaaatatatatatataacaaaaataataaatatatcaaaatctaattatatcgtgttaatcatatttaaaaattttatattttgttgattgagtcttagctcgattggcatgAGTATTATTACTAATGTAAAAGGATGTAAATTTGAGTGCGTTGaaacgtattatcctcctatttatgggttgagaaaggactataaataatttaaaccaattaaattgaacttttaataaattttattttatttttataatttttaataatttatttaaataaactaatgaTCTGATCGATTTGATAACCAATTCGATTACGACAACTTTACTTAAAAACTTACCCTTCTCAGGATTGGTATGTAGTTAGGTAACTTCCACCgctttgttatttttcttttcactttcaatatataattatttttccctTCATGTGAACGCAACAGTTATGCTACAACTCACCTACCTAACTAGTGCACCTCGTTcattaacttttctttttcgttttttatttccttcattgGACAATCAATATATAGATTGTAATTGCAAATGTGCCATGGAGCCTTTAGATGGGTGTTTACTTCTAGTACAATgcgtttaaatttattttttatgttacaGTATCgttatagtatttaattttaccgtcactattatttttacattaactaTAGGTAAACAACCCATCCAGAGAAGCCCTAAGTCTCTTAAGTTGGTGGTTTGAGTTTCTATGCACTTAAGCTACTTGCataataaatattgttttacaCTAATACTTCTTGAGTTTTGCAAATTGTATCATTGTATTACCATCAAAGGAGGTGCCTCCCTTCATAAACTATAGACGGTTCTCGACAAAAGTTAAGGACAAAAAAAGTTCAAACATGATAACAATATCTCTGATTGTTGGGGATCTAGTTGATTGCTCAAGAAACTAAACTTAAAAGACTTAtcctaaacattaaaaaaaatattattcgtttaaaaataaatacactaaaataaattattcaaattcaaaaatccATATGATTAAAAGCAAGGCGAAGTCAGAAAATTTTGTTAGATAggatcataattaaattatatattttactatagtaaaaatacaattttatcattttaattttttgtgaaaattactttaatttttaataacccatatctttatatttttaaaaaattaaattaaatttttatcattttaaaggactaaaatataattttaccactattaattaaaaattttataaattataaatcatcCCACACTACCCCACTATTTTCaatctgaaaagaaaaaatctacCCACTACATTACCGTTGAAAATGCATCAATCAAAAGACTtttctaaaaacaaaaacaaaatgccGCGTATAAATAAtgagtgaatatgaaattattgttatgtaattaataattaataatgttaaatcataatttaatttttaaatttaattttatacatattacatatataagATTTGTAAGATTTTATCATTCATATGAttgatttcttattttatgtGTGTTTCTcgatataaaagataaaagcattttataataatttatattattattaatattaaatattaatattaaattatttttttgaaatataatattaaattatttttttcatttttttataatattttaggatCTAGTAATTAGTAAATTATGTGATAATAGGGGAAaagtatatttaatattaaaagatatgttaaaaaataattaaaataagaaatgggACAAATCAGCCGCGGGCATGTTATCGAAAAAGTAGTTTGAACTTCTCCAGTTTGAACAGCTTTCCGTAATCTTTGGTCAGGCTCCGCCATTTCACACTTTTCCTCTCTTACGTGTTATCTTGTCGGCAACGGGCAACCTTAAAAGAATGtgacttattatttatttttaggagAAAAACAGCACTAAacgattatataaaaattttaataaattcgtgtaaaaatattattattagagATGAGAGTTCCTCAAACAATGTTAAAATCGAAGGATTTCTATTCATGCACTTGGTCATTCGATCAGTAATCGCATTTCAAGCTCTTAGTTTATGACGAATTCTGATATTCTAATCTCGTTTAAACAAACTATTGATTATTCATAATTCAACCAGACTACTATTGACAACGCCATCTTTTAGTAGAAACTCCACTAGAAACGCATTATCACATTCTAGTTGCATGGCTCTTGCTTTAATtctagttattattttaattggttttttagattctttattattaaatgtaaatgatttacaaaattattttaaataattataaatatgtttaattgtgCTTCACTTATTATGAAATGATTATAGaggtaattaaattaattttttataattgatatttgaaaagttaatattaatcaatatatattgaaatttaaaatattatttaacatatttattttattatcgtattaaaataattaaaaaattaaaacctctaaatcaaaatatttaaaaagcaaataacttaaaattggaaacgaaaaataaaaagcaattgtattaatattaatttatataatgttgctaaattcaataaaagaaaaataataatctcctttcctttacataatttttttctaaactaagaaagaaaagagttaaaaaactaaaatcaaccTAAAGAAAAGAGTAccatttcaaaaaatttcatctTCTCTAATTTATTGGAAATTGTTTCaatccattttaaaataaatacataaaatttgataattaatggTGAGGTGAAAAgttagtaaaatttcttaaagaccaaaattaaattataattttacgatagcaaaaatataattttacaattttaatagcttatatcttttaattttaaacgattaaattaaattttattatttttaagagggTTGGGACCTTATCAATCCCCTAACTACACCCCTACTAATGGTATTATTATCTATAGAGTAAACTACATAAATAATCacctaattattaaaattttattttaggtcctaaaataaaaatttaaatttaatatttacgttacacaatttgatattttattatacaaacattttttagaaaattaaaaaagctaATTTAGTATTCTACTGTTATTATAATACCGTTACTAGAGGACAATAATCGTTTATAATAATCTCTCTCAACCTTTTTCAGGTTGCTAActtatttttcttgctttttctgaaaaaatttCCCGTACTGTTGTAAACACgcgtaatttaatttttgccaTTGTTTCCTCTGTTTTCTTCACTGTCTTCAATATTTCCTACAAAACCCATCTTTCATATTCAATcaagcttcaatctttttctctTTGATGCCCCAAGAACATAACCAATTCTCtgttttttcttcccttttttttttttcaaaaacaatttagTAAAACATACACAaatattctctcttttttgcagttttttctttaaaaaaaacagtttCAAGGATTGTTTTTGTGTTGTTTCTCTCCCATGATCACAAAAATGGCTTGATTTGCGGTTGATCCTGCAAATAATCGCATTTCGTTCTCTTTTTTAACAGAGATTCATTAATCAATAAATAACCATcagttttataaataaataaaaacgtCATAACGAAGCCTTGCTTTTCCTTGTTTTACAGCCCCCTTTAGCCTTACCTCAAGCTTCATCCCCTttatatttctttgaaattttttcattaaaaatcctAACAAAAGCATGGGTAATTCTGGGTTTCTAGCAACATTATTATTACCGACATTCCTTTGTGTTCATCTCTTTGGTGGGTTTGTTGATGGTCTTGGTGTGAATTGGGGCACAATGGCAACCCATAAATTACCTCCAGAAACAGTGGTTCAGATGTTGAAAGACAATGGGATTAAAAAAGTGAAGCTTTTCGATGCAGATTCAAAGACTATGGATGCTCTTTCAGGGAGTGATCTTGAAGTAATGGTTGCCATTCCAAACGATCAGCTTCTTGCTATGAACAGCTATGATCGTGCTAAACAATGGGTTAAGAAGAATATCACCATATATAACTTCAAAGGAGGTGTTAACATTAAGTAagctcattttctttttcattttttttatcttctctGATGTTGGGTTTTTGAGGTTTTGATTGATCGGTGTTTAGACCATTTTTTAAAGATTTGGTTAAGTTGATGAGAAAATCTTCTTATTGTCTTCTTTTGAGGAttttgatccatttaataaatGCTTAATCTGGAATTTTTTATAACTAGCATTAAGGAAACTTGTTCTAATTCTTCATTTAGATGATCTTACTCGGGTTTGGGTACggattcttttatatatttggagTGTGTTTAAGGTTATATTTGCATAAATGTGATTAACACTTGGAATAGGAAGAAGAAAGTGTCTTCACTTGTGTACTTACATTATTCGGATTCGAGTGCTAGTGTTGCATACAagtatttttaagttatttcatatatttgaagtATTCTTCGAAAATGAAGCCAATGGATCTATCAATTTGTTGAACCTTTTCACTATCTTTTCACAGGTATGTTGCTGTTGGAAATGAACCATTTCTCAAGTCCTACAATGGCTCATTTATAAACACTACAGTGCCTGCTcttcaaaacattcaaaatgcACTGAATGATGCCGGTGTTGGGGACACCATAAAGGCTACTGTGCCCTTAAATGCTGATGTCTACAACTCGCCTGAAAGCAACCCTGTTCCGTCTGCTGGCCGGTTCCGGACTGATATCAGTGGACCTATGACGCAAATGGTCGATTTCCTTGCCAAGAATGGTGCACCTTTCACTGTAAACATCTATCCTTTCCTCAGTCTTTATGGAAATGATGACTTCCCTTTCAATTACGCTTTCTTCGATGGTGGAAACCCGATCACGGATAATGGGATTAAGTACACTAACGTTTTTGATGCCAACTTTGATACATTGGTTTCGGCTTTGAAAGCAGTAGGCCATGGGGATATGCCCATTATTGTTGGGGAAGTTGGTTGGCCTACTGATGGTGACAAGAATGGCAATATGGCTAATGCTCAGAGATTTTACAATGGACTCTTGCCTAGACTTGCAGCCAACACCGGGACCCCTCTCCGTCCGGGATACATTGAAGTTTACTTGTTTGGACTTATCGATGAGGATGCCAAGAGCGTTGCACCAGGAAATTTTGAGCGTCATTGGGGGATCTTTCGGTACGACGGGCAGCCTAAATTCCCATTAGATCTTTCAGGCCAGAATCAGAACCAGTTCCTCATTGGTGCAAAGGATGTCAAATATCTTCAACAGCAATGGTGCATGTTCAATCCGAATGCCAAGGACATCGGCAAACTTACGGACAACATAAAGTACGCTTGCACTTTCTCCGACTGCACGGCTCTCGGTTACGGGTCTTCATGTAACAACCTGGATGCCAACGGGAACGCATCTTACGCATTTAACATGTATTACCAGGTGCAAAATCAGAAAGACATGGCGTGTAACTTTCAAGGTTTGGCTATAATTACAACACAGAATATTTCACAAGGGGCTTGCAATTTTATCGTTCAGATTGcttcttcatcatcttcttttacTTCAGTAAGTCCCTTAATGGTAGGATTAGCCATTTTTATAGTATTAACTtcatatttactaatttaactttgattatttagatatataagaTATGTGCTATTCTTTTGCACCTTATTTCTCTCAGATTCTTCTGTTTTGTATGTTAAAAGAtgatttagttatttattttatctatataaagtcatatattacttgaatagtATCTTGATAATTTCTACTACTTGGACCTGGATAGAGGTGTGCATGGGCCTAGCCGGACTCAACTAAGATTTTAGGCTTATTTGTTAGGTCCGGCCCGGAAaataggactaaaattttacttaaacccgacccggataaaaatgttaaaatccaAGCTTGACCAGACtcgcccatattaatttttattattttttatataattttaaaatatatataatgcataaaaatactaaaaacatcaaagtaaatatttcccaacaaattaaaaataaatttaaaaaaaatatgtatatttaaataattctaagatagatgcaacttaacaagcaaatgtctctaaaataatagtaacaaaattaacaaatggctttaaaataataacaaaattaacaataaaataagttttatacaatatttaaataataacaacaaaatagtagcaacataattttaaaatggtagcaaaataaggagaaaataataagaaaataatattaaaaaacaaaaaaaataatttttttcgtcCTTTAGTGAATTTGGGCAGGGCTCGAGGCCAAAAATGTCTTACTCGAGGCCCGATCTATTTTCTAAACGagtcttatttttttgtccaaactcattttttgggcctattttttgcccaaacccttcTACATTTCAGGAGGGCCTTCGGGCCTAGCCGggtggcccgacccatgaacaggtctagACCTGGATATACATTAAGCATATAGATGATAAGGTATCCAAAGTTTCCCAAGACATGACATAACAGTTAAAAGTGCAATTAAGACTAAGCTGAAGGgtcaaaatttttatcattgaAACCAAAATGTGCTACATAGAGATGTTTATGGGTTGGATCGAGTTTATATAAAGTATTTAGATCAATTTTCAAGCTTGGGCCTGACCTAAAAAATGAGTTTACTTTTTTGCTCAAGCTTGTCATCATTTAAGAAAGGTAAACCCAAGTCCTACCCGGCCCGaccatatttgatttttttaagattagtttttatttaaaaaaatataatacccTAAATGGacta
The nucleotide sequence above comes from Gossypium raimondii isolate GPD5lz chromosome 13, ASM2569854v1, whole genome shotgun sequence. Encoded proteins:
- the LOC105782437 gene encoding glucan endo-1,3-beta-glucosidase 8, encoding MGNSGFLATLLLPTFLCVHLFGGFVDGLGVNWGTMATHKLPPETVVQMLKDNGIKKVKLFDADSKTMDALSGSDLEVMVAIPNDQLLAMNSYDRAKQWVKKNITIYNFKGGVNIKYVAVGNEPFLKSYNGSFINTTVPALQNIQNALNDAGVGDTIKATVPLNADVYNSPESNPVPSAGRFRTDISGPMTQMVDFLAKNGAPFTVNIYPFLSLYGNDDFPFNYAFFDGGNPITDNGIKYTNVFDANFDTLVSALKAVGHGDMPIIVGEVGWPTDGDKNGNMANAQRFYNGLLPRLAANTGTPLRPGYIEVYLFGLIDEDAKSVAPGNFERHWGIFRYDGQPKFPLDLSGQNQNQFLIGAKDVKYLQQQWCMFNPNAKDIGKLTDNIKYACTFSDCTALGYGSSCNNLDANGNASYAFNMYYQVQNQKDMACNFQGLAIITTQNISQGACNFIVQIASSSSSFTSVSPLMVGLAIFIVLTSYLLI